One Primulina tabacum isolate GXHZ01 chromosome 10, ASM2559414v2, whole genome shotgun sequence DNA segment encodes these proteins:
- the LOC142504831 gene encoding uncharacterized protein LOC142504831 isoform X2 has translation MAEDKANTEVKHPQAHPPFVEVECRSSGKVLRFSSGTEAGFAVDLINKRLLKDNDSDNFENITLVSHIEAVKEGEEEPVSFGPNSVLAKYGPDWKLQTVVHSYGDKGVHIEPTRVRKVSAKGLADSHSARSKPQSPISFMYVGKILLTFVLLFMLGAVFTMVLENLPRFILYINSSV, from the exons ATGGCTGAGGACAAAGCTAATACAGAAGTCAAACATCCTCAGGCACATCCACCG TTTGTGGAGGTAGAATGCAGGAGTTCAGGAAAGGTTCTACGTTTTTCTTCCGGCACTGAAGCTGGATTTGCGGTGGATTTGATAAATAAGAGGCTACTTAAGGACAATGACAGTGATAATTTTGAGAATATTACACTTGTTTCGCACATTGAGGCAGTGAAAGAAGGGGAAGAAGAGCCTGTTAGCTTTGGCCCCAATTCAGTGCTCGCTAAGTACGGCCCTGATTGGAAGTTGCAGACTGTGGTTCATTCATATG GTGATAAAGGGGTACACATTGAACCAACTCGAGTTCGGAAAGTATCTGCTAAG GGTCTTGCTGATTCACATTCTGCAAGGTCTAAACCACAATCACCGATCAGTTTCATGTACGTTGGAAAGATATTACTTACTTTTGTTCTGCTCTTCATGCTTGGAGCTGTTTTTACAATGGTTCTTGAAAATCTTCCAAGATTCATCTTGTATATCAATTCATCTGTATGA
- the LOC142504865 gene encoding uncharacterized protein LOC142504865, which produces MAVSFRRKIRLCNSIFSFTSFGIRIDKSLASLNHAVYTFRAAGQVFHALPPLVPQEGRPKYFQLYFWDNDNELHNIMSAVNEDDVDEATMILLMHIMKHNPYAELLRRINECASIRDIRLHISKNVPVDQRCYNCPSADQVAAIWVEGNDNTNIPYDRDIVVRSNDGDLHSTFMGAAVLPSEGFSSFDQIVAREIVRGKNDRMVSCREYYCYRLQIRENLSSLLLYGGRLLQQFVVDMYIKLETTRLDYYRRNQAEIRSELYQGIVDSVVNGETRGREVGHRVVLPSSFIGGPRDMRKRYLDAMALVRYFGKPDLFITMTCNPEWPEIKNNLFCGQTSNDRPDLVSRVFRAKLVDLKDQIIKKKIFGSVAAYVYVIEFQKRGLPHCHFLVILDSGCKISSPDIYDRYVSAELPNEYSFPCLFDLVSRHMMHGPCGSLNRRCPCMVNGRCKHHYPRAHSNQTIQGHDGYPIYRRRDNGLFVEVRGCPLNSQWVVPYNPYLLYRYDCHINVEVCSGLTAVKYLYKYIYKGHDKISVHVSPSGSDTYIDEIKIFQDARWVSAPEAMWRIFEFSLNDVSPPVINLPLHLPNQQCVTFWNNQNLRNVLDSEHVQKTMLTEYFWTCYADIDARQYLYSEFPRYFVWDSRKRAWNRRKQKKVIGRVNAANPVEGERYYLRLLLLHVRGPTSFDDLLTVGTRLCCTFKESAQVRGLLECDESSFQCLNEAVDFHMPYALRRLFATILVHCQPADVRNLWDTFYRSLSEDFVKDSLVDEVEIMSETLRSVSNFLESMGKNADMYDLPKFPAISRQRALVECKEILDEKSVPIPSSDLLAHQSLNHAQVIAYGMIMDCVDRNSGGVFFVNGPGGTGKTYLYRAVLATVRSRGMIALATATSGVAASILPGGRTAHSRFKIPIELHENSYCSISKQSGLADLLRLTRLIVWDEAPMCRRYAIEAVDRTLQDLVVNKEPFGGKIVLLGGDFMQVLPVIPKATIEETIDGSFIRSHLFPCMKIILLHENMRAKNDHDFCDFLLKVGTGVEPVDGNGNIKIPSHMITKVCEGSFEMSENKLIENVYQGSYDNDNHLSSTYMTERAILSTKNTYVDALNEKIISLFPGEAIHFLSFDEAIDDTHNSYPEEFLNGLTPNGLPPHRLVLKKHCPIMLLRNLDPSDGMCNAENEGYSFQFKRKQFPIRLCFAMTINKAQGQTIPVVGVYLPEPVFSHGQLYVALARGISMKNTHVLIKPDIATGSDESRTKNVVYKDLLETVFLYRGR; this is translated from the exons ATGGCTGTATCATTCCGTCGTAAAATTCGCTTGTGTAATAGTATATTTTCATTTACATCATTCGGTATACGGATTGACAAAAGTCTAGCATCTCTTAATCATGCGGTGTACACCTTCCGTGCTGCTGGACAAGTGTTTCATGCATTGCCTCCACTTGTGCCTCAAGAGGGAAGACCTAAGTATTTTCAGCTTTATTTCTGGGATAATGACAATGAGTTACATAATATAATGTCTGCAGTAAATGAGGATGATGTTGATGAGGCCACTATGATATTATTGATGCATATTATGAAACATAATCCTTATGCAGAGCTCCTTCGAAGAATAAATGAATGTGCTTCTATCCGAGATATCCGACTGCACATAAGCAAGAACGTTCCTGTTGATCAAAGGTGTTATAATTGTCCTTCAGCTGATCAGGTTGCGGCGATTTGGGTTGAGGGCAATGATAACACTAATATTCCTTACGATAGAGATATAGTTGTGCGGTCGAATGATG GAGACTTGCACAGTACATTTATGGGGGCAGCTGTGTTGCCATCTGAAGGTTTTTCTTCATTTGATCAAATTGTTGCACGCGAAA TCGTTCGTGGGAAAAATGATAGGATGGTATCATGTCGGGAATATTATTGTTATAGGCTTCAAATTCGAGAAAATTTATCTTCACTATTGTTGTATGGTGGCCGGTTATTGCAACAGTTTGTTGTCGACATGTATATTAAGCTGGAAACTACTAGACTTGATTACTACAGGCGGAATCAAGCAGAAATTAGATCAGAACTATATCAAGGCATTGTTGATAGTGTGGTAAATGGAGAAACACGTGGTCGGGAGGTTGGTCATCGTGTGGTACTTCCTTCTTCTTTCATTGGGGGCCCAAGGGATATGCGTAAGCGGTATCTTGATGCAATGGCGTTAGTAAGGTATTTCGGAAAACCTGATTTATTCATTACAATGACTTGTAACCCTGAATGGCCAGAGATTAAGAATAACTTGTTTTGTGGTCAAACTTCGAATGATCGACCTGATTTGGTTTCACGTGTATTTCGTGCAAAGTTGGTTGATCTGAAAGatcaaataattaagaaaaagatCTTTGGTTCTGTTGCAGCATATGTTTATGTAATCGAATTCCAAAAGAGAGGTCTTCCGCACTGCCATTTTCTTGTTATATTGGACTCTGGGTGTAAAATTTCTTCACCGGATATATATGATAGATATGTTTCTGCAGAACTTCCCAACGAGTATTCCTTCCCATGCTTATTCGACTTGGTTTCACGTCATATGATGCATGGTCCCTGTGGAAGTTTGAATAGGAGGTGTCCTTGCATGGTTAATGGACGATGCAAACATCACTATCCTCGAGCTCACTCAAATCAGACAATACAAGGACATGATGGATACCCAATATATCGAAGAAGAGACAATGGCCTTTTCGTTGAGGTAAGAGGTTGCCCACTAAATTCCCAATGGGTTGTCCCTTATAATCCCTACTTGTTGTATCGTTATGATTGTCATATCAATGTTGAAGTTTGCTCAGGCCTTACAGCAGTGAAATATCTATACAAGTACATCTATAAAGGGCATGACAAGATATCTGTCCATGTCTCTCCTTCTGGCTCGGATACGTATATTGACGAAATCAAGATATTTCAGGATGCTCGATGGGTTTCTGCTCCCGAGGCAATGTGgagaatttttgagttcagtttaaaTGATGTTTCCCCTCCAGTTATTAATTTGCCTTTGCATCTACCCAATCAACAATGTGTTACGTTTTGGAACAATCAAAACTTGAGAAATGTGTTGGATTCTGAACATGTGCAGAAAACTATGCTAACTGAGTATTTTTGGACTTGTTATGCAGACATTGATGCAAGGCAGTACTTGTATTCAGAGTTCCCTCGTTATTTTGTTTGGGATAGTAGGAAGAGAGCATGGAATAGAAGAAAGCAAAAGAAGGTAATTGGTAGGGTAAATGCTGCTAACCCAGTAGAGGGTGAGAGATATTATTTACGTCTTTTGTTGCTTCACGTTCGAGGCCCTACATCTTTTGATGATTTATTAACTGTTGGCACAAGACTTTGTTGCACGTTCAAAGAATCGGCCCAGGTCAGAGGGCTACTAGAATGCGACGAGAGTAGTTTCCAATGTCTTAATGAAGCAGTTGATTTCCACATGCCTTATGCTTTGCGTAGATTATTTGCAACAATACTTGTGCACTGCCAACCAGCTGATGTCCGTAACTTATGGGACACTTTTTATCGATCTTTGTCTGAAGATTTTGTAAAGGATAGCCTCGTAGATGAAGTTGAGATAATGTCTGAGACACTCCGATCTGTGAGTAATTTTTTAGAAAGCATGGGAAAAAATGCAGATATGTATGATTTGCCGAAATTTCCAGCGATATCTAGACAACGGGCTTTGGTCGAATGCAAAGAAATATTGGATGAAAAGTCTGTTCCAATACCTTCAAGTGACCTGCTTGCTCACCAATCTCTTAATCATGCTCAAGTGATAGCTTACGGCATGATCATGGATTGTGTTGATCGAAACTCTGGTGGAGTATTTTTTGTTAATGGACCTGGGGGAACTGGCAAGACGTACTTGTACCGTGCTGTACTTGCAACAGTTCGCTCACGAGGAATGATTGCCCTTGCCACTGCTACATCTGGTGTCGCAGCTTCCATTCTACCAGGCGGTCGAACAGCGCATTCGCGCTTTAAGATCCCAATTGAGCTACATGAAAATAGTTACTGTTCTATCTCGAAACAAAGTGGGCTCGCTGATCTGCTACGTTTGACTAGGCTTATTGTTTGGGATGAAGCTCCGATGTGTAGACGTTACGCAATCGAAGCTGTTGATCGAACTTTGCAAGACCTTGTTGTCAACAAAGAACCGTTTGGTGGAAAAATAGTATTATTAGGAGGAGATTTTATGCAAGTTCTTCCTGTTATTCCTAAAGCAACAATTGAAGAAACTATCGATGGAAGCTTTATTCGATCGCATTTGTTTCCGTGTATGAAAATCATTCTTCTACATGAAAACATGCGTGCAAAAAATGATCATGATTTTTGCGATTTTTTGCTCAAAGTGGGTACAGGGGTGGAGCCTGTCGATGGAAATGGGAATATCAAAATCCCATCACATATGATAACTAAAGTGTGTGAAGGAAGTTTTGAGATGTCAGAAAATAAATTGATTGAAAATGTGTACCAAGGGTCATACGATAATGATAACCATCTTTCATCAACTTACATGACCGAAAGAGCAATTCTATCGACGAAAAATACCTATGTCGATGCGTTGAATGAAAAAATTATATCGTTGTTTCCAGGAGAAGCCATACATTTCCTTAGCTTTGATGAAGCAATCGATGACACGCATAATTCATATCCAGAGGAGTTCTTGAATGGTCTAACGCCTAATGGTTTACCTCCTCACCGACTCGTCCTTAAAAAACATTGTCCTATAATGTTACTCAGAAATTTAGATCCATCTGATGGCATGTGCAATG CAGAAAACGAAGGGTACTCATTCCAATTCAAACGGAAGCAATTTCCGATTCGCTTATGTTTTGCTATGACAATAAACAAAGCACAAGGTCAAACAA
- the LOC142504831 gene encoding uncharacterized protein LOC142504831 isoform X1 — MAEDKANTEVKHPQAHPPFVEVECRSSGKVLRFSSGTEAGFAVDLINKRLLKDNDSDNFENITLVSHIEAVKEGEEEPVSFGPNSVLAKYGPDWKLQTVVHSYGDKGVHIEPTRVRKVSAKYLQRLPNALVPEQGLADSHSARSKPQSPISFMYVGKILLTFVLLFMLGAVFTMVLENLPRFILYINSSV; from the exons ATGGCTGAGGACAAAGCTAATACAGAAGTCAAACATCCTCAGGCACATCCACCG TTTGTGGAGGTAGAATGCAGGAGTTCAGGAAAGGTTCTACGTTTTTCTTCCGGCACTGAAGCTGGATTTGCGGTGGATTTGATAAATAAGAGGCTACTTAAGGACAATGACAGTGATAATTTTGAGAATATTACACTTGTTTCGCACATTGAGGCAGTGAAAGAAGGGGAAGAAGAGCCTGTTAGCTTTGGCCCCAATTCAGTGCTCGCTAAGTACGGCCCTGATTGGAAGTTGCAGACTGTGGTTCATTCATATG GTGATAAAGGGGTACACATTGAACCAACTCGAGTTCGGAAAGTATCTGCTAAG TACTTACAAAGGCTACCTAATGCATTGGTACCGGAGCAGGGTCTTGCTGATTCACATTCTGCAAGGTCTAAACCACAATCACCGATCAGTTTCATGTACGTTGGAAAGATATTACTTACTTTTGTTCTGCTCTTCATGCTTGGAGCTGTTTTTACAATGGTTCTTGAAAATCTTCCAAGATTCATCTTGTATATCAATTCATCTGTATGA